One genomic window of Arachis hypogaea cultivar Tifrunner chromosome 8, arahy.Tifrunner.gnm2.J5K5, whole genome shotgun sequence includes the following:
- the LOC112706267 gene encoding transcription initiation factor IIA subunit 2: protein MATFELYRRSTIGMCLTETLDEMVQNGTLSPELAIQVLVQFDKSMAEALETQVKSKVSIKGHLHTYRFCDNVWTFMLQDALIKTDDCQENVGRVKIVACDSKLLTQ from the exons ATGGCGACATTCGAGTTGTACCGTAGATCAACGATCGGAATGTGCCTCACGGAGACTTTGGACGAGATGGTTCAAAACGGAACCCTTAGCCCAGAGCTTGCTATTCAGGTTCTCGTTCAGTTTGATAAG TCCATGGCTGAAGCATTGGAAACACAAGTAAAGAGCAAGGTCTCCATTAAG GGACATCTCCACACATACAGATTTTGTGACAACGTTTGGACCTTCATGTTACAAGATGCATTGATTAAGACTGATGACTGTCAAGAGAATGTTGGAAGAGTTAAAATTGTGGCATGTGATTCAAAGTTACTCACACAATAA